The DNA window aagggtcagatgcagaaggcggtgatcttggacacggcgcggatagtccgacggttcctctctctgcagccctaaccaccggcagcttgggccctgccccgctgctggcggcaccctaggttaggttttttataatgtgtttatatgttttatattgttttgtaagtgttttattttattttacttttatactcatattgtaaaaaacctaatctaagaaaagagataaataaaggagATAATAATGTATGTACAATATATTAGACCCCGAGCCACATACAGGTTTCCATGACTAATCGCCTCCATGCCAATACTTTGTACAGTGGTTAACGGCCATGAATGAACCCTAGTGGAAGTCAGCTGCTGCCGCTTTCTTGGTGGGATGAGGAATGGTGTGGGTGGCTGCTATacgtaaaaaacttaatttagtAGTAAACgtttcataggtacctactttatcaGGTCATAGTTAAGATGCTATTAGTGCGCATGATCGCTGAAACAGTATAATGGGAAAGGGGAGAGGGTGGCGACAAAGATGACCTCCTTAATAtttgggatatcggtccttcatccgatgtcggatcggataaatgTGAAAACACTCTTAGAGTATTGGCTGAGTGCGTAAGATAAAATTGATGAGGGTATTGGAGTGATTTAAATGTGAACTCGCGTGGGCTCAAGGCCTCTTAACCCTCTGCCACTGATGTTACGTCTGACAGACACCAAAATACCTATGCGTTGTTGCTACTCCGCCATTTTGCGGCGTATCGTTCTGTCCCTCTCTGTACCTTCCTGCGTGGACGCACCATGGGACGCACGCCCCCCGCCAGTGCAGCGACGGCAGCCGCAGCGTGCGCACGGGTGGAGTTAGAGCAGTTTGGTGTCCACAGGACGTAAGGTCAGTAATAAGTGATCGATCTGTCAGACGTATTGTCAGTAATATCATTTTAATCCCATAGTGTCTTACATACGTAGGGtcagtaaattaattatattcataGTGTCTAACAGTCGTCacctcagtaaaatattttttctgaaTATAATTTTATGGTGCAGTTCATTAtattattaggtatttatttctaGATGGCGAGTGAGGCTCAGGCTAGGACTTCAAGGAAAAGAAAGGCCACTCGAGCAGTAAATATTACCAACGAGCAGCAAATTTTGCAGTGGTTAGGTGAAGAAGAAGAGCACGAATTTAGTGATTTCGACGACGATGTAGCTGACCAAAACTTTGTTATTGAAGAGGAGATTCACGAGGAAAGCGAAATATCGGCAGACGAAGAAGATGCTATGGAAGATGAGCCTCCTCCTCCTGAGCCAAGATCGACGAATGCGACCAGAGGCAGAGGGAGAGGACGTCGGCAAGACCAAAATAGAAATCCCGTTGCAAACATGAGGAGGGGGAGGCAGAACGAACCTCAAACGTCAAACCGCGATAGTTATCGTAGCAAAAGTGGATTTGTTTGGTCTAAAACAGATTTTTCAAGGGCGTCGCGAACACCTGCTCATAACATTCTTTCTTTGCCGAGACAAGATGATCAGATGCGATTTCCCGGTTATGAAAAGCTTTGGGATTCTTTTTTCGACACCGAGATGATCGAAACATTGGTAATCTATACGAATAAGAAGCTTGAAGTCTATCGTTAGCAGTTTTCGAACTACGCAAAACACGAATTGAAAGATACCAATGATTTAGAACTTCGATCTCTGCTGGGATTACTATACTACTCATCAGTATTTAAGTGTAATGACTCTGATTCGAATTACTTATTCGCAACGGATGGAACAGGCCATGAAATATTTCGATGTGTTATGTCTAAATACAGATTCAACACTTTGCTTAATTGTTTGAGACTAGACAACATTGAAGACCGACAGGAACGTTTGAAAACCGACCCACTTGCTGCTGTTTCATCATTTTTCAACAAATTCATAGCGAATTGTCAGTCTCATTACACTCCTGGCCCATACACCTGCATTGATGAAATGCTACTGGCTTTCAAAGGACGCTGCAAGTTTATCGTCTACATGCCTAATATACCTGCGAAATATGGAATCAAGATAATGGTACTAACTGATGCTCGCACATTCTACGTTTATAATGCGTACATTTATCATGGAAAAGGATCTGATGGTACAGGACTGCCAGAAGCAGAGAAAAAGCTAGCTGTACCCACACAGTCGGTTTTGAGATTAGCAAAGCCAATTGAAAACACAAATCGGAATATAACAGCCGACAATTGGTTTAGTTCTATTCCTCTAGCAgaaattttattgaaaaaagGCCTGACCTATTTGGGGAcgctaaaaaaaaataaaagggaAATACCACCTGAATTCAAACCGAATAAAACGAGACCTGTTGGGAGTTCCCTCTATGGATTCACAAAAGATTTAACTTTAGTATCTTATGTGCCAAAAAAGGATAAAGCGGTTGTCCTTTTGTCCACTTGTCATCATAGTCCTAGTACTGATGAAAACACTGGAAAACCAGTGATGATTATTGATTACAATCAAACCAAAGGTGGAGTGGATGAAGTTGACAAGAAATGTGCCATATATTCCTGTGCTCGCAAAACACGACGGTGGCCACAGGCAATCTTCTATCGTCTCGTTGACATAGCTGGAATAAACACGTTTGTGTTATATGGACAATGTCAAGGTGCAAAATTAAGAAGAGGTGACTTCTTGTTGCATTTGGCTCGGGAATTGGTGCTCCCTGCCTTAAAACAAAGAGTGTATAATGATAAGTTGCCTAGAGAATTGAGGATGACCTTACGCCGTGTTTTAGGTCGTGATTTACCTCATCCGCCACCACCAACTGAGCCTGAATCATCATCAGCAAGGAAGTTGTGCCGTGTTTGTCCAAGCAAATTGAAGCGGCAAACAAGATTCTCCTGTTGTGCGTGTGGAAAACCGATCTATCTGCAGTGTGCGTCGCAAATTTGTGAAGACTGCAAGAGCGAAGTTTGaagttgatttaaaaaaaatctactctaaggattttgtttttaatttttattttattgattttatgcCAGAAGAAGGTAAATTTAtgttaaaattgttataaatacgtttaagtttttttatatatttttttaagatggCTGTGTCAAAAGTTCCTACATTATGATAATATTAAACAAGATTGAATTATTTAACAGATCCATGAGTTTCATTCCATCCAATTAACCTTTATAAGTTATATATgttactattaaataatattaatacactTATAGCTGTCTAagttcatatattttttaatggccACCTGACAAGTGCACGTCTGACAGACTACTCCTCAGTGGAATGATAACAAAAATCCCACCTCAGTGGCAGAGGGTTAAGGTTTGACATCAATCAAGAGCCAAATAACTTACTAATACCTATATTTAGAGGGAAGAGGACGATTATCATCTTAGATTTCATTTCTTTGCCTAGATATTAACACTGTATTTTTTAAACCAAagtaataaatatcaataatgcTGTTATGTTTCATTTctgtcaaattttaatttaatttaatagcattacGATGGAAGATGAGAGCAGGAGCAACATAGAAATAagttaaagtttttatttttatttatatcataaagaaaataacaacaaccttaaaaattaaaatgcgCCACAGAAACTTGCAAGAAGTTTATGCAATACTCCTTTATAAGGCATagagaatattttatttatttatactttattgcataactaaagaaacatgtacaagtggcggacttaatgccaaaaggcattctctaccagtcaaccattgggttaaacagagacatataattatgttggcgcaggagaaataatagctaacAGAGACCCCATCCCTTTCCCATCAATTTTAAGTCTATTTTACAATGATAAGGATCAGTTTTTTCACAATCCCTGACCTGCTTAACCTAACTTAGGGTTAACCCTAAATAAAAAGAATTTGTAAATCTAGTCGAAAAAGTAAGTACCACGGATTTTTAGGGAACAAATCGTGTGTTTTCCTTAAAATTCATGGCATTTTCGTAGTCTCTGTTGCAAACGTACgcttgtacctacctacaagtATTTGCCACAAAATCAAACCTAGTACTTAAAAATAAAGGTACCTacttgactacggaaccctaacaaagGCCAGATGAATTGAAAACTGCCCTTTGAAGTCGATTGATTCTTTATTGGCAAAATGTATCTTAAGGAAAAGGCGAAATGAAAATAAAGGGTATTTGTTGACTGGGGTTCTGCTGCTGATTTAAACAATTTGGCCTACTTTTTTTGTGAATATTGCTTCCATAAACAACCAAATAAAAGTCTAAACCAAATAGAAAACACCGTGCACAAGTAATACTAACGTGATAGTTCTTTAAGAGATAATAATAGCAGCCCTTATCTACTAAAGTGAACACAAGACTATTCAATGATTAACTCACAAAGAACACTATTTCGATTCCATAAGTCAACATCCCTGAGGAGGAGgaccttgcgttatcccggcattggaattagttcggtttcctcacgatgttttccttcaccgaaaagcaactggcaaatatcaaatgacatttcgaacataagttttgaaaaactcattggtatgagccgggattcgaacccgcgacctccggatcgtaagtcgcacgctcttaccgctaggccaccagcacttCCATAAGTATCAACAGGTTATTACACTATCTTTGGCTCCGGGCGAATATTAGCTGAGCAAGTTTTACATGACTTTTGACGCTATCAGAGAACCTAGGCGTCAACAACAATCGCCTACGCTtcgtaagggcccatttagacggtacgagaactcgtatacgagtattactacattgcggtatttgatggctgtgctgaATGTAtttaacctcaacagcc is part of the Leguminivora glycinivorella isolate SPB_JAAS2020 chromosome 10, LegGlyc_1.1, whole genome shotgun sequence genome and encodes:
- the LOC125230319 gene encoding piggyBac transposable element-derived protein 4-like, giving the protein MSKYRFNTLLNCLRLDNIEDRQERLKTDPLAAVSSFFNKFIANCQSHYTPGPYTCIDEMLLAFKGRCKFIVYMPNIPAKYGIKIMVLTDARTFYVYNAYIYHGKGSDGTGLPEAEKKLAVPTQSVLRLAKPIENTNRNITADNWFSSIPLAEILLKKGLTYLGTLKKNKREIPPEFKPNKTRPVGSSLYGFTKDLTLVSYVPKKDKAVVLLSTCHHSPSTDENTGKPVMIIDYNQTKGGVDEVDKKCAIYSCARKTRRWPQAIFYRLVDIAGINTFVLYGQCQGAKLRRGDFLLHLARELVLPALKQRVYNDKLPRELRMTLRRVLGRDLPHPPPPTEPESSSARKLCRVCPSKLKRQTRFSCCACGKPIYLQCASQICEDCKSEV